Proteins encoded by one window of Cannabis sativa cultivar Pink pepper isolate KNU-18-1 chromosome 4, ASM2916894v1, whole genome shotgun sequence:
- the LOC115712871 gene encoding uncharacterized protein LOC115712871 isoform X2, producing the protein MDSARSWFQKLQPRDKLRNSSRKKDSLSGDLDEEIDPQMDEEALSNITKQKVAAAKQYIENHYKEQMKNLQERKERRNILEKKLADADVSEEDQNNLLKFLEKKETEYMRLQRHKMGADDFELLTMIGKGAFGEVRVCREKTTGHVYAMKKLKKSEMLRRGQVEHVKAERNLLAEVDSIYIVKLYCSFQDDEYLYLIMEYLPGGDMMTLLMRKDTLTEDEARFYIAETILAIESIHKHNYIHRDIKPDNLLLERYGHLKLSDFGLCKPLDCSNLQEDFSIANNPTGVAQNDQNPARSQQEQLQHWQKNRRMLAYSTVGTPDYIAPEVLLKKGYGMECDWWSLGAIMFEMLVGYPPFYSDDPMSTCRKIVNWRTHLKFPEEAKLTQEAKDLITKLLCNVNQRLGSRGAGEIKAHNWFRGVEWDKLYQMEAAFIPEVNDELDTQNFEKFEESENQTNTSSKTGPWRKMLSSKDLNFVGYTYKNFEIINDYQVPGMAELKKKTNKPKRPSIKTLFDGDSESSEASDTPASDQSSTQGSFLNLLPTPLEVPEDQKTP; encoded by the exons ATGGATTCGGCTAGGAGTTGGTTTCAGAAGCTTCAACCGAGAGATAAGTTGAGAAATTCTTCTAGGAAGAAGGATAGTTTGTCTGGAGATCTAGATGAGGAAATCGATCCACAAATGGATGAGGAAGCGCTTTCCAATATCACGAAGCAGAAGGTCGCTGCTGCTAAGCAGTATATTGAGAATCATTACAAGGAACAAATGAAGAATTTGCAGGAGAGAAAGGAACG GAGAAATATTTTGGAAAAGAAATTAGCTGATGCTGATGTATCTGAAGAAGACCAAAACAACCTTCTTAAATTTTTGGAGAAGAAGGAGACTGAATACATGCGACTACAAAGGCATAAAATGGGTGCTGATGATTTTGAGTTATTGACAATGATTGGCAAGGGTGCATTTGGGGAg GTTCGTGTCTGTAGGGAAAAGACAACTGGTCATGTATATGCTATGAAAAAGCTGAAGAAATCAGAAATGCTTCGTAGGGGTCAG GTTGAGCATGTTAAAGCTGAAAGGAATCTGCTCGCTGAGGTGGACAGCATATATATCGTGAAGCTATACTGTTCATTTCAAGATGATGAATATCTTTATCTTATTATGGAATATTTACCTGGAGGAGATATGATGACTTTACTTATGAGAAAGGACACTTTGACAGAAGATGAAGCTCGATTTTATATTGCAGAAACCATTTTGGCTATTGAATCTATTCATAAACACAATTATATTCATAG GGATATTAAGCCTGACAATTTGTTACTTGAACGATATGGACATCTGAAGCTGTCTGATTTTGGACTGTGTAAACCGTTAGACTGCAGTAACCTCCAAGAGGACTTTTCAATAGCGAACAATCCAACTGGGGTTGCACAAAATGATCAGAATCCAGCGCGCTCCCAGCAAGAACAACTGCAACATTGGCAGAAGAATAGGAGGATGCTT GCTTATTCTACTGTTGGTACACCCGATTATATTGCTCCGGAGGTTCTGTTGAAAAAAGGTTATGGGATGGAATGTGATTG GTGGTCACTTGGTGCTATTATGTTTGAAATGTTGGTTGGGTACCCACCTTTCTATTCTGATGATCCAATGTCGACGTGCAGGAAG ATAGTTAATTGGAGAACTCACTTGAAATTCCCTGAAGAGGCAAAGCTAACTCAAGAGGCAAAAGATCTTATTACTAAACTTTTGTGTAATGTCAACCAGAGGCTAGGATCAAGAGGTGCAGGCGAAATAAAG GCGCATAATTGGTTCAGAGGTGTTGAATGGGACAAACTCTATCAGATGGAAGCTGCGTTTATCCCCGAGGTCAATGATGAATTGGATACTCAAAACTTTGAAAAGTTTGAAGAG TCGGAAAATCAAACAAATACTTCATCCAAAACTGGTCCTTGGAGAAAG ATGCTCTCCTCCAAGGACCTCAATTTTGTGGGATACACGTATAAAAACTTTGAAATCATCAACGATTATCAAGTTCCTGGGATGG CTGAGTTGAAGAAGAAAACCAACAAGCCAAAGCGACCCTCGATTAAAACCCTTTTCG ATGGTGACTCGGAGTCATCTGAAGCATCAGATACACCGGCAAGTGACCAATCATCAACACAAGGGAGTTTTCTGAACCTCTTGCCTACCCCATTAGAAGTTCCGGAGGACCAAAAGACCCCCTAA
- the LOC115712871 gene encoding uncharacterized protein LOC115712871 isoform X1, giving the protein MDSARSWFQKLQPRDKLRNSSRKKDSLSGDLDEEIDPQMDEEALSNITKQKVAAAKQYIENHYKEQMKNLQERKERRNILEKKLADADVSEEDQNNLLKFLEKKETEYMRLQRHKMGADDFELLTMIGKGAFGEVRVCREKTTGHVYAMKKLKKSEMLRRGQVEHVKAERNLLAEVDSIYIVKLYCSFQDDEYLYLIMEYLPGGDMMTLLMRKDTLTEDEARFYIAETILAIESIHKHNYIHRDIKPDNLLLERYGHLKLSDFGLCKPLDCSNLQEDFSIANNPTGVAQNDQNPARSQQEQLQHWQKNRRMLAYSTVGTPDYIAPEVLLKKGYGMECDWWSLGAIMFEMLVGYPPFYSDDPMSTCRKIVNWRTHLKFPEEAKLTQEAKDLITKLLCNVNQRLGSRGAGEIKAHNWFRGVEWDKLYQMEAAFIPEVNDELDTQNFEKFEESENQTNTSSKTGPWRKMLSSKDLNFVGYTYKNFEIINDYQVPGMAELKKKTNKPKRPSIKTLFGMLKPVSFPSLYTQTYIYIYTCIIILIPLGLTWIDGDSESSEASDTPASDQSSTQGSFLNLLPTPLEVPEDQKTP; this is encoded by the exons ATGGATTCGGCTAGGAGTTGGTTTCAGAAGCTTCAACCGAGAGATAAGTTGAGAAATTCTTCTAGGAAGAAGGATAGTTTGTCTGGAGATCTAGATGAGGAAATCGATCCACAAATGGATGAGGAAGCGCTTTCCAATATCACGAAGCAGAAGGTCGCTGCTGCTAAGCAGTATATTGAGAATCATTACAAGGAACAAATGAAGAATTTGCAGGAGAGAAAGGAACG GAGAAATATTTTGGAAAAGAAATTAGCTGATGCTGATGTATCTGAAGAAGACCAAAACAACCTTCTTAAATTTTTGGAGAAGAAGGAGACTGAATACATGCGACTACAAAGGCATAAAATGGGTGCTGATGATTTTGAGTTATTGACAATGATTGGCAAGGGTGCATTTGGGGAg GTTCGTGTCTGTAGGGAAAAGACAACTGGTCATGTATATGCTATGAAAAAGCTGAAGAAATCAGAAATGCTTCGTAGGGGTCAG GTTGAGCATGTTAAAGCTGAAAGGAATCTGCTCGCTGAGGTGGACAGCATATATATCGTGAAGCTATACTGTTCATTTCAAGATGATGAATATCTTTATCTTATTATGGAATATTTACCTGGAGGAGATATGATGACTTTACTTATGAGAAAGGACACTTTGACAGAAGATGAAGCTCGATTTTATATTGCAGAAACCATTTTGGCTATTGAATCTATTCATAAACACAATTATATTCATAG GGATATTAAGCCTGACAATTTGTTACTTGAACGATATGGACATCTGAAGCTGTCTGATTTTGGACTGTGTAAACCGTTAGACTGCAGTAACCTCCAAGAGGACTTTTCAATAGCGAACAATCCAACTGGGGTTGCACAAAATGATCAGAATCCAGCGCGCTCCCAGCAAGAACAACTGCAACATTGGCAGAAGAATAGGAGGATGCTT GCTTATTCTACTGTTGGTACACCCGATTATATTGCTCCGGAGGTTCTGTTGAAAAAAGGTTATGGGATGGAATGTGATTG GTGGTCACTTGGTGCTATTATGTTTGAAATGTTGGTTGGGTACCCACCTTTCTATTCTGATGATCCAATGTCGACGTGCAGGAAG ATAGTTAATTGGAGAACTCACTTGAAATTCCCTGAAGAGGCAAAGCTAACTCAAGAGGCAAAAGATCTTATTACTAAACTTTTGTGTAATGTCAACCAGAGGCTAGGATCAAGAGGTGCAGGCGAAATAAAG GCGCATAATTGGTTCAGAGGTGTTGAATGGGACAAACTCTATCAGATGGAAGCTGCGTTTATCCCCGAGGTCAATGATGAATTGGATACTCAAAACTTTGAAAAGTTTGAAGAG TCGGAAAATCAAACAAATACTTCATCCAAAACTGGTCCTTGGAGAAAG ATGCTCTCCTCCAAGGACCTCAATTTTGTGGGATACACGTATAAAAACTTTGAAATCATCAACGATTATCAAGTTCCTGGGATGG CTGAGTTGAAGAAGAAAACCAACAAGCCAAAGCGACCCTCGATTAAAACCCTTTTCGGTATGCTAAAACCTGTTTCATTTCCCTCTCTATATacacaaacatatatatatatatacacatgtaTCATCATTCTCATTCCTTTGGGGCTCACTTGGATAGATGGTGACTCGGAGTCATCTGAAGCATCAGATACACCGGCAAGTGACCAATCATCAACACAAGGGAGTTTTCTGAACCTCTTGCCTACCCCATTAGAAGTTCCGGAGGACCAAAAGACCCCCTAA